Within Runella rosea, the genomic segment GGACAGCATCGTTAAAGATTTCAATCCGAACGACGAGCGCGCTTATGCTCGCCTTGAAACTTTTGCCAATCAAATCAAAGGAGGAGAATTTGAAGTGAGCGACCCCAATCGTGTCTCTAACCCCAATTATAAACTTACCCCAGACCAAAAAAATGCGGGCGGTGGAATTACGGATATTTTTTAATTAGAAGTGAGCATTGAGGGGCGAATTCTGAGAATGAAATTCGCCCCTCAATCCTATCTCATGACTCCTAAACCATGACATTACAACAATTCTTTGATCGTGTAGGTGAACGGCCCGACTGGGTGCTTATTTACTTCACCTTACTGCCTTTGATGGCCCTTTTGGCAAATCTGCTGGGCAAAAACGAAGGACATCTGTCGCCTTGGAATTACTTCTACGCTTTCTTGATTTATTTGGCTTGTATACCGGGCATTTTTGCCGTGGCGCTCAATGTTTACCTTTTTTTGTTTGAACGTCGGAGCATCTTTGATTTTAACATTTATACGCAGATTCTGCCCTTTTTTGCCATGTTGTTGACGCTTTGGCTGATTCGTCGGAATGTCATTTCGTTTGATTACATTCCTGGATTTCAGAAATTAAGCGGGTTGGTATTGATGATTTTTGCCGTCATCTCCCTGATGTGGATTGTAGACCGTACGCGCATTGTGGTCTTTTCTTACCTCAAATTTGAATACGTACTGGTGATTTTTGCCGTGTTACTCGTCCTCCTTTTGTGGGGATGGCGAAAATTATTTAACTGAAGTTACAATTCATCCACCGTACCAGCGCCTAGCTCCTGCAATAAAGTACTCCAATAATGGGTTACGGTAGGGTTATTTTCTTTTGTGCTGCTTGTAGGCTCAAAAGGTAATGCAATCTTGATTTCGGCCGCGTTTAGTGCATATTGCTGCATGGCTTTAGCATCGGTTTTAGCCCAACTTTCAGCTTGACTATTGTCTTGGGGGGGAGTTGAATGAAAATCGCGACGATTGGCGCCTTTCATGCTCTCAATCATATCGCTGAGATAGTACACTTTTACTTCGGCACCCGTTTCGGTAGCTTTGTTGATGACGGGCAGGCTCGCCCAAATATCGGTTTGGCGCTGAGAATTTCCCACGTTTTGGATACCTAATTTGGCCATTAACTGCCGCAGAAATATCATACGTTCGCGTTGGAGGGTCAGGTCGGCGGTGGTTTGAGCCGCTTCGCGGTCGGTGGCGTTCATGTGACTAATATCTTCTACTTCGGTACGGCAGGTAAGTGATAAAGCACGCGCTTTTTGGGTATTTTCATGAATAAAATACACTTCCAGTTTATCGCCTTTTTGGCGAATGTTCTGCTCAATCAAATCACTCAATATTTGTTGATATTTCTGGGCGACAAAAATTTTGTTGACATTGACACTCTGGGTTTTGTCCATAAAAACCAAGGTGTAAACGGGCCCAGTAGTAACGGTGGCTTTTTTCTCTTCAGAGAAACAGGAAACGAAGAGGCAACAAACGGTGATAAGTATACTATAATTGAGAATGCGAATCATGGAATTGATGAGATTTGACGCGAAGATGGCATTTGATAAATAAATACGCAATCCAAAACGGATAAAAGGTTTGTCTATTGTGACGAAAAGCAATTAAATGGGTTGAATCTATAGAAATCAACTCTTTAGCTTTGATAAAAATTGTATGCCGGTTCTGAAAACAGTATAGCGAGCGATGTTTTTGGGGAAAACTGGGAATTTTCAGGGGGGCTAAAAAAAAGGCCCGTATCAGTGATTGACGGATACGGGCCTACAACTATTTTACTGAAAATTCTATAGGTGAATCACCTCACCGTAAGCAGCAGCGGCCGCTTCCATAATCGCTTCCGACATGGTAGGGTGTGGATGAACCGACTTCACGATTTCGTGACCAGTGGTTTCCAAATTACGGGCAACAACTACTTCGGCAATCATTTCGGTTACGTTGGTGCCAATCATGTGCGCACCGAGCCATTCGCCGTATTTGGCGTCAAAAATCACTTTGACAAAACCTTCAGGCGTACCAGCGGCTTTGGCTTTTCCTGATGCGGAGAACGGAAATTTACCCACTTTAATCTCATATCCGGCTTCTTTGGCGGCTTTTTCGGTATAGCCTACCGAAGCAATTTCGGGCGTACAATACGTACAACCAGGGATGTTGTTGTAATTGAGCGGATGTACGTGCGGCTGACCAGCGATTTTTTCAACGCAGATAATTCCTTCGGCCGAGGCTACGTGTGCCAAGGCTTGTCCTTTGGTCACATCACCGATGGCGTAATATCCTGGAACATTGGTTTGGTAAAAATCATCGGTAGTAATTTTCCCTTTTTCAACTTTGATACCCGTTTCTTCCAAACCGATGTTTTCGATGTTGGCTACCACACCAGCGGCGGAAAGTACAATATCGGTTTCGATTTTGATTTCACCAGAAGGAGTTTTTACGGTCGACACACAACCTGCACCACTTGTATCTACTTTTTCCACGCTTGAATTAAGATGGATTTCGATACCCATTTTCTTGTATTGTTTTGCCAGTTCTTTCGAGATGTCTTCGTCTTCTACGGGGACCACGTTTGGCATAAACTCCACAATCGTTACTTTGGTACCCATGCTAGCGTACACGTATGCAAACTCAACGCCAATGGCTCCAGAGCCAATGACCAGCAATGACTTAGGTTGTTTTTCCAACGACATGGCTTTGCGGTACTCGATTACTTTCTGACCGTCGATCGGAACGTTGGGAAGCTGACGGGCGCGGCCTCCCGTGGCAATGATGATGCTCGTAGCCGTGTATTCAGTTTTCTTGCCGTCCTTTTCAACTTCTACTTTTTTGCCAGGTTTTACACGACCTGCGCCTTCGATGATGTCGATTTTGTTTTTCTTCATCAGGAAGTTTACGCCTTTGCTCATGCCGTTGGCTACGTCGCGGCTACGCTTAATAACCGCACCGAAATCGGCTTCAGCATTGCCAACCGTGATACCGTAATCTTTGGCGTGGTTGATGTACTGAAATACTTGAGCGCTTTTCAATAACGCTTTAGTAGGGATACAGCCCCAATTAAGACAGATACCTCCGAGGCTTTCTTTTTCTACAATAGCGGTTTTTAATCCCAATTGGGAAGCGCGGATAGCGGCTACGTAGCCACCGGGCCCGCTGCCAATAATTATCAAATCGTACTGTGAAGCCATGTATTTATGTGTATTGAGTAGTGAATTTCAAAACGTCGGCAAGGTTTTGAACCCCTTGCCGACGTTACCGTATTGGCGTCACAAAAATAGACGGAAAAGTTGGTTTGACAATAGTCTTCCTTTGCGACCTATTAACCCAAGGTAGCTCCTTGTTCAGCAAAAGGCTGATTGTAGAGTCTCTTGCCTGTTGTTTTGAAAATAGCGTTGGCAATGGCTCCGCCCGTTGGAGGCAATGCAGGTTCTCCAAGGCCTGTAGGGTCGATGCCATTTTTGACAAAATGTACCTCAATATCAGGAACTTCGTTGTAACGAATCAGGCGGTATTTGTTGAAATTATCCTGCTGAGGTGCGCCGTCTTTGAAAGTAAGATTTCCGTACATGGCATGACCGAGCCCATCCACGATAGCTCCGTAGACTTGGTTTTGGGCGCTGCTTTCGTTGATGACGATGCCGCAATCAACGGATGCGTATACCTTTTTCAAAACGGGTTTTCCTTTAACATTGGCCATTTCGGCAATTTGGGCCACGTATGAGTTGTGTGAGAAGTACACGCTGAAGCCTTGGTAAACTCCTTTTTTCTTCTTGCCCCACCCTGCTTTATCAGCCACCAACTTAATTGCCTCGCGGAAACGTTCTGGCTCGTAGGTGATTTTTCCGACTGGGCTTTTGATGGATTTTTCCAACAGCTCCATCCGTAACTGAATGGGATCTTTGCCGCCCGCCATGGCTACTTCATCCAAAAAAGCCTGCTCGGCATAGGCCAAAAAGTTGGTAATTGGTGCCCGCCAAGGGCCGGTAGTAATGGGTGATTTGTGATCGTTGGATTGAATAAGGGTATTTTCAATGGCACCTACTGGGAAGTTGTCAGGGCGAGTGGCGTTTCCAGCGTTCATTCCTGCACCGTGGAGCATATAGCCAGTGATATTGCCAGCTTTGTCGATAGACGCTTTGAAGCGATAGCGCACGGCGGGGCGGTAAATTCCCCCAGCGGTGTCATCCTCGCGTGACCAAGTTACTTTTACGGGTGCTTTGATAATGCTCGACAACTCGGCGGCTTCCACGGCGTAGTCGGTGTTGAGGCGACGACCAAATCCTCCTCCCATGCGGGTTAGTTCTATGGTGACTTTTTCGGGAGCCATGTTGAACATTTTCGCAATTTGGTTTTGCGCATTTTGGGGCGTCTGGCTGGGGCCAGCCATCTCGATACTATCTCCTTTGAAATGGGCAAAAAAGTTCATCGGCTCCATCGGGCTATGCGGCAAAAACGGGCATTGGTATTCGGCTTCAATGACCTTGTAGGCATTTTTGAAAGCTGCTTCTATGTCGCCGTCTTTGCGGTGAACGGTCGCGGTGGTGCTGTTGAGCATTTCTTTGAAAATGCGGTCGTGGTCGGCAGAACTTTCGAGGTCTTTTTCTTTTTCCCACTCAATTTTCACGGCTTTGCGGGCTTGCATCACTTCCCAAGTGGTTTTTCCGACGATGGCTACTTTATTGCCAAAAGAAACAACATCTGTGATACCCGGCATTTTCTTGGCCTCGGTCGCGTCAAAAGACTTCAGTTTGAGGCCGAAAGCAGGCGGGCGTTGAATCATAGCGTTAAGCATACCATCGCGCTTGTAATCAATACCAAACAGGTTTTTTCCCGTCAGAATGGCTTTACTATCAACACCTCTTACGGAGGTTCCAATCAAGGTGAAGTTGCTTTTATCTTTGAGCTTGACCGTTGTTGGAGGCGTAATTTGGGCGGCATCCGTTGCCAACTCGCCGTAGCTTAGTTTTTTGCCAGAGCTGTGCATTACGAAGCCTTTGCTGGTGCTACATTCGCTGACGGGTACGCTCCATTTTTTGGCGGCTGCTTCCATCAACATGGCGCGGGCAGTGGCTCCTGCTTTGCGTAGGCGTTCCCATGAGTGGCGGATAGCGCCACTTCCTCCAGTGAGTTGACGTTCAAACTTTTTGGTATCCAACGGCGACTGCTCTACCTTTACTTTGCTCCAATCGGCGTCCAATTCTTCGGCTACAACGATTGGGAAAGCCGTTTTGATGCCTTGCCCGATTTCTGGATTGGGTGAATATATGGTAATGATACCCGAAGGCGCGATGGCCAGATAAGCGTTAAAGTCGATGGTATCGGCGGCAGTTTTGGTCAATACGCCAGGCTCAAAAGCCTCCGACGAAAACCAGCCAAATCCGAGTACTAAGCCACCAGCCGCGGTGGCAGATGTTTTGAAGAAATCTCTTCTGGATTGATTAGTGCTCATGCTATGTGGTACGGACGGACCCGCCCGTGGTTAGAATGGTTCAGGATAGGGATTATTTTTTCATTTTGGCTGCGGCCAATTTCACCGCATCGTGAATCCGGTGGTAGGTGCCACAACGGCAGATATTCCCCACCATTGCTTCCTCAATTTCTTTGTCGGAAGGATTGGCATTTTTGGCGAGCAATGCCGATGCCGTCATCATTTGACCTGCCTGACAGTAGCCGCACTGCGGTACATCCACTTCATCCCAGGCTTCCTGTACTGGGTGAGTTCCAGTTTCAGATAGCCCCTCTACCGTCGTAATAGTTGCATTGGATACGTTGGATACAGGCACCACGCATGAGCGCGTAGCCTCGCCGTTTACGTGTACGGTACAGGCACCGCACATTGCCATTCCGCAGCCGTATTTGGTACCTACTAAATCGAGGTGGTCGCGCAATACCCAGAGCAGAGGCGTATTGGCATCAACGTCGGCTTTGTACGTTTTTCCGTTGATTTTCAGGTTAAATAATGCCATGTTTGAAAAGGTTAAATTTTGGTATATAACATAAAATTGAATATAAAAGTTAGGTTTTGCAAACATCTCACCGCCACCTTATCGACGAACGGCCTTTCGGTGACGACGAAACTGTAATGGAATCGCCTCTTGAGTAAATATAGGCATGTTTGGAGGATTGTTACTTACTAAGAATTTTAAAAGTGAATGTATTACAGGGTTTATCTGCATAATTCTAAATTTGTTTTAAAAACACCTTAGAGTAAAATTAAAAAATGAATAAAATAGTCTTTTTTACCCCTTCCCAATTTCAGACAAAGTGTTCGATACCGAACACTTTTTATTTTTTACAAACAGTATAAATATTTGATAATCAATTGATTGCTTGGTGGCACACATTTGGAAGTCTTTTCATATATACAGCCAATTTATTTTCAAAAATGGACAGAGATATACCCGAAGAAAACCAAAAAGAACAATCCCGCCGCCGTTGGCTTTGGATTGGTGGATTTGCCCTTGTTGTCGCGGGGGCTGTGTGGGGCTTACGCACCTCCTTGAGCAATTCCGTAAACAAAATTGACCTTCGACTCGCAACCGCCGAAATCGGAAATGTTGAGAATACACTTACTTCCTCAGGAGAGATTCAACCTGATTTTGAAGCCGTGATTACCAGTCCAATTACGGCGGTTATCCAACAAATCTACCTTGATGCGGGGGCTTCAGTCAAAAATGGCGATAAGATTCTGGAGTTGGATAAGGAGTTTACGCAGTTGAATTTTGAAAAAATGAAAG encodes:
- the lpdA gene encoding dihydrolipoyl dehydrogenase, giving the protein MASQYDLIIIGSGPGGYVAAIRASQLGLKTAIVEKESLGGICLNWGCIPTKALLKSAQVFQYINHAKDYGITVGNAEADFGAVIKRSRDVANGMSKGVNFLMKKNKIDIIEGAGRVKPGKKVEVEKDGKKTEYTATSIIIATGGRARQLPNVPIDGQKVIEYRKAMSLEKQPKSLLVIGSGAIGVEFAYVYASMGTKVTIVEFMPNVVPVEDEDISKELAKQYKKMGIEIHLNSSVEKVDTSGAGCVSTVKTPSGEIKIETDIVLSAAGVVANIENIGLEETGIKVEKGKITTDDFYQTNVPGYYAIGDVTKGQALAHVASAEGIICVEKIAGQPHVHPLNYNNIPGCTYCTPEIASVGYTEKAAKEAGYEIKVGKFPFSASGKAKAAGTPEGFVKVIFDAKYGEWLGAHMIGTNVTEMIAEVVVARNLETTGHEIVKSVHPHPTMSEAIMEAAAAAYGEVIHL
- a CDS encoding xanthine dehydrogenase family protein molybdopterin-binding subunit, producing the protein MSTNQSRRDFFKTSATAAGGLVLGFGWFSSEAFEPGVLTKTAADTIDFNAYLAIAPSGIITIYSPNPEIGQGIKTAFPIVVAEELDADWSKVKVEQSPLDTKKFERQLTGGSGAIRHSWERLRKAGATARAMLMEAAAKKWSVPVSECSTSKGFVMHSSGKKLSYGELATDAAQITPPTTVKLKDKSNFTLIGTSVRGVDSKAILTGKNLFGIDYKRDGMLNAMIQRPPAFGLKLKSFDATEAKKMPGITDVVSFGNKVAIVGKTTWEVMQARKAVKIEWEKEKDLESSADHDRIFKEMLNSTTATVHRKDGDIEAAFKNAYKVIEAEYQCPFLPHSPMEPMNFFAHFKGDSIEMAGPSQTPQNAQNQIAKMFNMAPEKVTIELTRMGGGFGRRLNTDYAVEAAELSSIIKAPVKVTWSREDDTAGGIYRPAVRYRFKASIDKAGNITGYMLHGAGMNAGNATRPDNFPVGAIENTLIQSNDHKSPITTGPWRAPITNFLAYAEQAFLDEVAMAGGKDPIQLRMELLEKSIKSPVGKITYEPERFREAIKLVADKAGWGKKKKGVYQGFSVYFSHNSYVAQIAEMANVKGKPVLKKVYASVDCGIVINESSAQNQVYGAIVDGLGHAMYGNLTFKDGAPQQDNFNKYRLIRYNEVPDIEVHFVKNGIDPTGLGEPALPPTGGAIANAIFKTTGKRLYNQPFAEQGATLG
- a CDS encoding (2Fe-2S)-binding protein, giving the protein MALFNLKINGKTYKADVDANTPLLWVLRDHLDLVGTKYGCGMAMCGACTVHVNGEATRSCVVPVSNVSNATITTVEGLSETGTHPVQEAWDEVDVPQCGYCQAGQMMTASALLAKNANPSDKEIEEAMVGNICRCGTYHRIHDAVKLAAAKMKK